GGGTAAGCTGGTGGTGCTGTACGACGACAACCGCATCACCATCGAAGGGCCCACCTCGCTGGCCTGGTCCGAAAACGTGGAAGCCCGCTTTTCCGCCTACGGCTGGCTCACCCTGGCGGTGGAAGACGGCAACGACCTGGAAGCCCTTGCCGCTGCCCTGGAGCAGGCCACCTCCCAGGAAGAGCGACCCGTGCTCATCCGAGTGCGCACCCACATTGGCTTTGGCGCCCCCACCAAGCAGGACACCGCCGAGGTGCACGGGGCTCCCTTAGGCCCCGAAGAGCACCGCGCCACCAGGGAAAACCTGGGCTGGCCCCACCAGGAGCTCTTCTTTGTGCCGGAGGAAATCCGCCAGCACTTTGCGGAGCTCGCGCGGAAACGTGCGGCTTGCCACCAAAAATGGCAGAGCCTCTGGCAGGAGTACGAGCAGCGCTTCCCGGAGCTGGCCTCTGAGCTTTCCCGCCGGCTTTCCGGCAAGCTTCCGCCGGGGTGGGATGAGCTTTCGCTTTCGTTCCCACCGGAAAAGCCCCTGGCCGCCAGGGAAGCCTCGGGAAAAACCCTCAACGCCCTGGCCGCCAAAATCCCCGAGCTTTTGGGCGGCTCTGCCGATCTTGCCCCTTCCAACAACACGCTTTTGGCCGGTGAAAGCGACGTAGCCCCCGGCGCCTACAGCGGCCGCAACCTGCGCTTTGGCGTGCGGGAGCACGCCATGGCCGCCATGGCCAACGGCCTGGCGCTCCACGGGGGCTTGCGGCCCTACGTGGCCACGTTTTTGGTGTTTTCTGACTACCTGCGCCCCGCCTTGCGCCTTTCCGCCCTGCAGGAGCTGCCGGTGGTTTACGTCTTCACCCACGATTCCATTGGCCTGGGGGAAGACGGCCCCACCCACCAGCCGGTGGAGCACCTCCCCAGCTTGCGGGCCATCCCCAACCTGGAGGTTTGGCGACCGGCCGACGCCCACGAAACCGTGGCTTGCTGGCGCCAAGCGCTCCGCCGCACCCACGGCCCCACCGCCCTCATCCTCACCCGGCAAAAGCTGCCGGTGCTGCCGCCGCCTCCTCCGGGAGCGGTGGAACGGGGGGCGTTTATCCGCGAGGAAGCGGAAGGGGGCGTGCCGCAGGTGGTGCTTTGGGCTTCCGGCTCGGAGGTGCACGTTGCCTTAGGTGCCCGCAAGCTCTTGCAGGCCCAGGGGGTCCCCACCCGGGCGGTTTCCGCCCCCTGCCTGGAGGTTTTTTCCAGCCAGGACCCGGCCTATCGCAAAGCGGTGCAAGGTCCCGAAAACGCCCTGCAGGTGGCGGTGGAAGCGGCCCGGGGGGTGAGCTGGCACGCCCTTTTGGGCCCCAACGCTTTGGTGGTTTCTCAAGAGCGCTTTGGTGCTTCGGCTCCGGGGGACGAGCTCTTCCGCCAATTCGGGTTTACGCCCGAGGCCGTGACCCAGCGGGTCCTGGCGGCCCTGGCCTCCCGCAGACCCACGCCGCTGGCGCCGGTGGGTGGTTTTGCCGCCGATGCGGCAGCCGAGGCCGCGCGGGAACAACTGCAACGAGAAGCCCTCCCCCGGCTTTTTGCCCGGGATTGCCGCCTTTGGGGCGAAGCCCACGCGGCCACCGTGGCCCAGCGCCTGGGTTGGCTGGACCTCCCGGCCCGCAGCCGGCACGAGCTGCCCCAGCTTGCAGTTCTGGTGAACCGCTGGGCCGCAGGGGGCCTGGATACCCTGGTGCTTCTGGGCATGGGGGGTTCCAGCCTGGCCCCGCAGGTGCTTCGGGAAATGGGCGGCAGCCCCTCCGGGCGCGAGCTTCTGCTGCTGGACACCACCGACCCGGTGCGGGTGAACGGTGCGCTGGAGTCCCTGGACCCGGCAAAAACCGCGGTGCTGTCGGTTTCAAAATCCGGCACCACCGTGGAAACCGCCAGTTTGCTGGAAATCTTCTGGGATCGCTGGACGAAAAGCGGCTTGCCCCAGCCGGGGGCTCACTTTGCCGCCCTCACCGAGCCGCAAACGCCTTTGGCGCAGCTTGGCCGGGAGCGGCAGTTTGCAGCGGTGCTCCCCCACCCGGTGGACGTAGGCGGGCGGTTTTCCGCCCTTTCGGCGGTGGGGCTCTTGCCGGCCCTGTGGTTGGGCTTGCCCACCGAAGAGCTGCTCCAGCAGGCAGCCAACACCCTTGCCCCCCACACCCACCACCCCGCCCTGGAGCTGGCCGCCGCCCTCGCCGCCGCCTCCCGCGACGGCTGGGGTCGCCTGGTGCTTTGGCCGGAGGCCCGTTTCCGGCCTTTTGCCCTGTGGCTGGAGCAGCTGGTGGCGGAGTCCACAGGTAAAGACGGCAAGGGTTTGCTGCCGGTGGCCCCGCCCAGCCCGGTAGGACTTGACCAGCTTCCCGCCACCCTGCACCTGGGGTTGGGCACGGCCCAGCCGCCTTTTCCGGGGCTTGCCTGGCCGGTGGATGCCCACCGCCTGGGCGAGGCCTTTGCCTTTTGGGAGCTCACCACCGCGCTTGTGGGCTGCCTCCTGGGTGTGAACCCCTTCGACGAACCCAACGTGGGGGAAGCCAAGAGGCAAGCGCGGGCCGCGTTGTCCCAGGGTGTGCCGGAGCTTCCACCCACCCCCCAAGCCGGCCAACGTTTGGCGGGGTTCCTTGAAGCCTGTTCCCGGGAAGAGGCGGTGGTGTTTTGCGCGTACCTTCCGGAAACCCCGGAAGTGGCTCAGGCCCTGGATGAGCTCACCGCAAGCTGGCAGGAGAAGCTGCAAACCACCGTCAGCTGGACCTTCGGTCCCCGTTACCTGCACTCCACCGGGCAGCTGCACAAGGGAGGTCCGAAAAAGCTCTTCTGCGTCGTGCTCACCGCCCCCAACCCCGGCGATCTCCCCATCCCCGGGCAGCCCCACAGCCTGGGTCAGCTCCGCCTGGCCCAGGCCCTGGGGGACGTGGCGGCCCTTTCCGCTTCCGGCCAACGGGTCCTGCACCTCCACCTCCCCGAGGGGAGCAGAGAGCTGGTTTCCCAGTTGAAACCCTAGGTCGCTGCTCTGCCCTTAGGAGGAAGCCGGGAAGTCAAAGGTGGCGAGCACCGGAGCGTGGTCCGAGGGCTTTTCCCCCTTGCGGGCTTCCCGGTCAATGATCACCTCTGTGCAGCGATCGGCCATGGGCTTGGTGGCCAGGATGTGGTCGAGCCGCATGCCCCAACCGCGGTGGAACGCCCCCTGGCGGTAGTCCCACCAGGTGTAGAGGCCTCCCTCCTGGTGATGGAGGCGCAAGCAGTCCAAAAGGCCCCAGCCCAAGAGCTTGAAAAACGCTTGCTTTTCCGGGTCGGAGAAGAGGATCTTGCCGCGCCAAAGCTCGGGATCCCAGACGTCACGGTCTTCCGGAGCGACGTTGAAATCGCCGCAGACCACGAGAGGCTCCTGCGGAAAAAAGGAGGCCTGCAAATAGGCAAGAAGCTTTTCCATCCAGGCTAGCTTGAAGGCGTACTTGTCGGTACCCACCTCCTGGCCGTTGGGGACGTACACGCTCATCACCGTAAAGCCGCCAACCCCAGCAGCAATGAGCCTGGCTTCCCCGCTTTCGTCCCCGGGCAAACCCCGGCGCACGTCCTGCAAAGGCAGGAGGCTGGCGATGGCCACGCCGTTGTAGGTCTTTTGCCCAAAGGCCGCCACCTGGTAGCCCAGCTCTTGCAACTCCGCAACGGGGAACTCCTCGTCCACCACCTTGGTTTCCTGAATGCACAGCACCTCGGGTTTTTTGGCGGCCAGCCATGACAAAAGCCTGGGCAGCCGCGCCCGAATGGAGTTCACGTTCCACGTGGCAATCACCATGGGCACCTCCTCAGGCCACCCCGCCGGCCACCAGCTCCACCTCTTCGCTGCCGTCAGGGTGGGCCGAAACCATCACCTCCACCGGCAGGAAAGCCTTCATGACCTCAATGACCGTGCGGGCGTGCAGGGAAAGCGGCAGGGTGCGAAAACGCCCACCCCCGGCAAGGCCCAGGGGCACCAAGAGCTGGTCCGCCAGATGCTCCCCCACCGGGACCCTGGCCTGCAGAAAACGGCTCATGGCTTTACAGGCCGAAGCCGCTACTTCTTCTGCGGGCACGCCCCTCATCCCAAAGGCGGAAACCACCTCGCAAAAGCCCTCGCCTTCCACCCATAGCATCAACGCGTTTCCGGGGCCGGGGCTTTCCACCTCGCGGATCTCGCACACCTCCGCCGGCCAACCCAGCTGCGAGCGCACCACCGCCAGCTCCCGCTGGGCCACCGTCCGGGAAAGCCGCGAAAGCAACACCACCGCCCGCTGGCTTGTGACCTCCCCCCGGCGGTCCAGCACCACCGGGCGCAAGCGGGCTGCCGGCTCCACGCGCACCCGGATCCGTCCCCCTCCCGCCGGGTAAAAACCGTAGGCTTTCAGCTCACCTTCGACCCGCGCCCCCATGCGCTCCAGGATGGGGAAAAGCACCTTTTGCAAAAAATCAAAGGGCGGCGCCTGGGGGTTGTGGGTGCCGCCGCTTATTTCCAGCTCGCTGGGACCGGAAGCCAAAAGCAAGGCCGGCAGCACCGCCTGCAGCACGAGGCTGACCGAACCGGCAGTGCCCACGTCCCAGCGGAAGGTTCCCCCCCGCACCCGCCGGGGGCGGAAGGTAAGCTCCTGGGAACCCAGCTCCGCCCCGGCCACCTCCGCGCCCCCCACCTCCACCGCCGCCCGCACCGCCGTAAGGTGCTGCCGCGCCAAACCCGGTTTCGGCCGGCGGGCGCGAATGTGGTGGATGCGAAAGGGCTCGCCGGTGGCCAACGACAGGGCCAGCGCCGTACGCAAAACCTGCCCCCCACCCTCGCCCAAGCTTCCATCCACAACGATCATGGCCCCACAAGCATATCCCAGTCCCCAACTTCCCAGCCAAATGGCCGGTTAGCCAGGCTGCAGAGCCGCGAAGCACATTGCATCAGCGTATCGTGATATGATGTTAGGTGGAGGTGGGGATGCTCTTAGCTGCCAAGGCCAACGCGGTGCAGCTGCAGGCCAAGCTCTTTCGCGGGTTTGCTGACCCTTCGCGCCTTGCGATCCTGCAGGCGCTGCGGGGAAAGCGGCTCACGGTAGGTGAAATTGTGGCCATCACCGGTTTGAGCCAGCCCAACGTTTCCAACCACTTGTCCTGCCTTCGCGATTGCGGGCTGGTGACCGCCACGCCCCAGGGCCGCTTCGTGCTTTACGCCCTAAGCGACCCAAGGGTGGAGCAGCTGTTGCGCTTGGCCGATGAGCTTTTAGCCGATGTGGCCAAGGGCGTTTACCAGTGCACCCGCTACGGGGTTTTCGAGGAAAACCATGGCTAAAACCGTCCGCCTGGAGGTCCCCATCAAGGGCATGGACTGTGCCCAGTGTGCCCACCATGTGGAGAAAGCCATTGCCCAGCTTCCTGGCGTAGCCGCGGTGGAGGTGTTCCTGGCCGCCGAAAAAGCTGTGGTTCACGGCGATCCCCAGCAGCTGGATCTCGCCGCCATCCGCCAGGCGGTGGAAGGTGCGGGCTATTCGGTCCCGGAAATGCCGGAGGCTCCCACCTCCCGGGAACGGGTGCCCCGCCATTTCACGCTCCTCCTGGCCGCGGTGTTTGCCCTGGTGCTGTTGGTGGTGGTGGCCGGGGAATGGCTGGGGCTTTTTGAAAAGCTCAATGTGGCAGTGCCGTTCCCGCTGGGCCTGGCCCTGGTGCTTGTGGGCGGCTATCCGGTGTTTCGCAACGTGCTGCGAGCGGCACTCAGGCGTCAGGTCACCTCCCACACGCTCATGACCCTGGGCGCTGTTGCCGCCCTGGCCGTGGGGGAATGGGTGGCCGCCGCCATCGTGGTGCTGTTCATGCGCGTGGGCGATTTTGTGGAGCGCTTTACCGGCGAAAGCGCCCGCCGGGCGGTGAGGGACCTTACTCTCCTCGCTCCCCAAACCGCCCGTGTGGAGCGGAGTGGCGCCGAGGTGGAGGTGCCGGTGGGTGAGGTCAAACCCGGGGAAACCGTTATCGTGCGCCCCGGGGAACGAATCCCGGTGGACGGCGAGGTGGTTGCCGGTCACGCCACGGTGGACCAAGCGGCCATTACCGGCGAGGCCATGCCGGT
The genomic region above belongs to Thermoanaerobaculum aquaticum and contains:
- a CDS encoding ArsR/SmtB family transcription factor → MLLAAKANAVQLQAKLFRGFADPSRLAILQALRGKRLTVGEIVAITGLSQPNVSNHLSCLRDCGLVTATPQGRFVLYALSDPRVEQLLRLADELLADVAKGVYQCTRYGVFEENHG
- the xth gene encoding exodeoxyribonuclease III; amino-acid sequence: MVIATWNVNSIRARLPRLLSWLAAKKPEVLCIQETKVVDEEFPVAELQELGYQVAAFGQKTYNGVAIASLLPLQDVRRGLPGDESGEARLIAAGVGGFTVMSVYVPNGQEVGTDKYAFKLAWMEKLLAYLQASFFPQEPLVVCGDFNVAPEDRDVWDPELWRGKILFSDPEKQAFFKLLGWGLLDCLRLHHQEGGLYTWWDYRQGAFHRGWGMRLDHILATKPMADRCTEVIIDREARKGEKPSDHAPVLATFDFPASS
- the rtcA gene encoding RNA 3'-terminal phosphate cyclase — encoded protein: MIVVDGSLGEGGGQVLRTALALSLATGEPFRIHHIRARRPKPGLARQHLTAVRAAVEVGGAEVAGAELGSQELTFRPRRVRGGTFRWDVGTAGSVSLVLQAVLPALLLASGPSELEISGGTHNPQAPPFDFLQKVLFPILERMGARVEGELKAYGFYPAGGGRIRVRVEPAARLRPVVLDRRGEVTSQRAVVLLSRLSRTVAQRELAVVRSQLGWPAEVCEIREVESPGPGNALMLWVEGEGFCEVVSAFGMRGVPAEEVAASACKAMSRFLQARVPVGEHLADQLLVPLGLAGGGRFRTLPLSLHARTVIEVMKAFLPVEVMVSAHPDGSEEVELVAGGVA
- the tkt gene encoding transketolase; protein product: MEGFSENDRLAVTALRVLAIDQVEKAKSGHPGLPLGAAPMAYVLFSRFLRFDPKAPGWPNRDRFVLSAGHGSALLYALLHLFGYPLPLEELQRFRQWGSKTPGHPEHGLTPGVECTTGPLGQGLAMAVGMALAERHLSARFNRDGFPVVDHRTFVLASDGDLMEGISHEAAALAGHLRLGKLVVLYDDNRITIEGPTSLAWSENVEARFSAYGWLTLAVEDGNDLEALAAALEQATSQEERPVLIRVRTHIGFGAPTKQDTAEVHGAPLGPEEHRATRENLGWPHQELFFVPEEIRQHFAELARKRAACHQKWQSLWQEYEQRFPELASELSRRLSGKLPPGWDELSLSFPPEKPLAAREASGKTLNALAAKIPELLGGSADLAPSNNTLLAGESDVAPGAYSGRNLRFGVREHAMAAMANGLALHGGLRPYVATFLVFSDYLRPALRLSALQELPVVYVFTHDSIGLGEDGPTHQPVEHLPSLRAIPNLEVWRPADAHETVACWRQALRRTHGPTALILTRQKLPVLPPPPPGAVERGAFIREEAEGGVPQVVLWASGSEVHVALGARKLLQAQGVPTRAVSAPCLEVFSSQDPAYRKAVQGPENALQVAVEAARGVSWHALLGPNALVVSQERFGASAPGDELFRQFGFTPEAVTQRVLAALASRRPTPLAPVGGFAADAAAEAAREQLQREALPRLFARDCRLWGEAHAATVAQRLGWLDLPARSRHELPQLAVLVNRWAAGGLDTLVLLGMGGSSLAPQVLREMGGSPSGRELLLLDTTDPVRVNGALESLDPAKTAVLSVSKSGTTVETASLLEIFWDRWTKSGLPQPGAHFAALTEPQTPLAQLGRERQFAAVLPHPVDVGGRFSALSAVGLLPALWLGLPTEELLQQAANTLAPHTHHPALELAAALAAASRDGWGRLVLWPEARFRPFALWLEQLVAESTGKDGKGLLPVAPPSPVGLDQLPATLHLGLGTAQPPFPGLAWPVDAHRLGEAFAFWELTTALVGCLLGVNPFDEPNVGEAKRQARAALSQGVPELPPTPQAGQRLAGFLEACSREEAVVFCAYLPETPEVAQALDELTASWQEKLQTTVSWTFGPRYLHSTGQLHKGGPKKLFCVVLTAPNPGDLPIPGQPHSLGQLRLAQALGDVAALSASGQRVLHLHLPEGSRELVSQLKP